The proteins below are encoded in one region of Thermosipho affectus:
- the cas6 gene encoding CRISPR-associated endoribonuclease Cas6 — protein sequence MFYSLVFKLTALNSGIIFTYPGEKIHGMFFSILKMNNSELAKKLHDNIGHKPFTVSSFLGKKVDKPLVIEKEKLYYIRMTFLEDNVFNSIAINMFKNKFDKKKLDIDNIKFLVTKLYFHEKQSKWAGITTEEELFKIDNVKNEIKLRFYTPTLLKVENDCLYYPKPEKVFGDLLKKFNRVSSKKIKEEIIKDFNEIKISNMKIYKKKVYMSNYYLKGFVGDVVFSVDRNNNTLAKIVNLLSKFAFFSGVGYKTAMGLGQVKDLKEDT from the coding sequence ATATTCTACAGTTTAGTTTTTAAATTGACAGCTTTAAATTCAGGAATTATTTTTACTTATCCCGGCGAAAAAATTCACGGAATGTTTTTTAGTATTTTAAAGATGAATAATAGTGAACTTGCTAAGAAACTACATGATAATATTGGACATAAACCTTTTACTGTTTCTTCTTTTTTGGGAAAGAAAGTTGATAAACCATTGGTCATTGAAAAAGAAAAATTATATTATATAAGGATGACTTTTCTTGAAGACAACGTTTTTAACTCAATAGCAATAAATATGTTCAAAAATAAGTTTGATAAAAAGAAGTTAGATATTGATAATATAAAGTTTTTAGTTACAAAACTTTATTTTCACGAAAAACAAAGTAAATGGGCGGGTATTACTACAGAAGAAGAATTATTCAAAATTGATAATGTTAAAAATGAAATAAAACTGAGATTTTATACCCCGACTTTACTTAAAGTAGAAAATGATTGTTTGTATTATCCAAAACCTGAAAAGGTCTTCGGGGATTTGTTGAAAAAATTTAATAGAGTCAGTTCAAAGAAAATCAAGGAAGAAATCATAAAGGATTTTAATGAAATAAAGATCTCAAATATGAAAATTTACAAAAAGAAGGTATATATGTCTAATTATTACTTAAAAGGTTTTGTGGGTGATGTGGTATTTTCCGTTGATAGAAATAACAACACATTGGCAAAGATTGTGAATTTGCTTTCTAAGTTTGCATTTTTTTCAGGCGTGGGATATAAGACAGCTATGGGTTTAGGGCAAGTTAAAGATCTTAAGGAGGATACATAA
- the csm5 gene encoding type III-A CRISPR-associated RAMP protein Csm5, whose translation MNKKISLKPLTILHIGSGEKLLPIFYVLRNNSYIRLKERSLKKLLKRHPEIKSSFYVDSRRLTVLKWEDYKNVLNDDDIWYICKRKFNYKIRGEVLENIKHPDGRFYIPGSSIKGSIRNGIMGYILMNNKNLRNKVEEKILNLLKNHKKNLNDATKILESSFRVGNFKDAKNDFLKFLKISDTNFTDKVAILALSVFVSNKDSFYQKNFNIFFEAILKNAEFESEVKFDEEGLKLFESKQGRFDNNLPRSLEDIFKMVDEFYRFVISKELEYIKNIKEKKEFFQKLTNKIEKIKAEKGYIMHIGYGGGLNAMSVFSVLSDDVKHEFAKVITKHPGTIPPISRRYLIDEEEKPISPIGWIKVELR comes from the coding sequence TTGAATAAAAAAATTTCATTAAAACCTTTAACTATTTTACACATTGGAAGTGGTGAAAAGTTATTGCCTATATTTTATGTTTTAAGAAATAATTCATATATAAGACTAAAGGAAAGGTCTTTGAAAAAACTTTTAAAAAGGCATCCTGAAATAAAAAGTTCGTTTTATGTTGATAGTAGAAGATTAACTGTACTAAAATGGGAAGATTATAAAAATGTATTAAATGACGATGATATTTGGTATATCTGCAAAAGAAAATTTAATTACAAAATTAGAGGTGAAGTGTTAGAAAATATCAAACATCCAGATGGTAGGTTTTATATTCCCGGAAGTAGTATTAAGGGAAGTATAAGAAATGGAATTATGGGATATATATTAATGAATAATAAAAATTTAAGAAATAAAGTTGAAGAAAAAATACTTAATTTGTTAAAAAATCATAAAAAAAATCTTAACGATGCCACAAAAATTCTTGAAAGTTCATTTAGAGTAGGAAATTTTAAAGATGCAAAAAATGATTTTCTTAAGTTCTTAAAAATCTCAGATACAAATTTTACAGATAAGGTTGCTATTTTAGCTCTAAGTGTTTTTGTTAGTAATAAGGATTCTTTTTATCAAAAGAACTTTAACATCTTTTTTGAAGCAATCCTTAAAAATGCCGAATTTGAATCAGAAGTAAAATTTGATGAAGAAGGTTTAAAATTATTTGAATCTAAACAAGGAAGATTTGACAATAATCTTCCAAGAAGTTTGGAAGATATTTTCAAAATGGTTGATGAATTTTATAGATTTGTAATAAGCAAAGAACTTGAATATATTAAAAATATCAAAGAAAAAAAAGAATTTTTTCAAAAATTAACAAATAAAATAGAAAAAATAAAAGCTGAAAAAGGCTATATAATGCATATTGGATATGGTGGGGGATTAAATGCAATGAGTGTCTTTTCGGTACTTAGTGACGATGTAAAACACGAATTTGCAAAGGTTATTACAAAACATCCTGGAACTATCCCCCCAATTTCTCGACGTTACTTAATCGATGAAGAAGAAAAACCTATTTCGCCCATAGGCTGGATAAAGGTTGAGTTGAGATAA
- the csm4 gene encoding type III-A CRISPR-associated RAMP protein Csm4, whose product MKLIVELIIKTPLRVGVGNETDDTLNTVRSTTIYSAIIYNAFRLFGDDAHKLAKSLKVSSLLFKFGEEYLIPKPFLFNTYPPEKLELEPKKLKKAQYVFASKLSNNFKESIFFEDSPVKIDNRLVVSLDRVRNTSSLYNIELIYFKDKFTPYFIAEFPDDLENHLKASVRLLGDSGLGADATRGFGLFEPKFKVPPDIFHKNGTTTLLLGLARPNEDEIRKLNNGYYKLVKLRGHRHIVPKLKNELYYLSEGSTFDFNFVGEPNKLQNDYYIIGSTVVFKFDLGGDLVE is encoded by the coding sequence ATGAAATTAATAGTAGAGCTTATTATAAAAACTCCATTAAGAGTTGGAGTGGGCAATGAAACTGATGATACATTAAATACCGTAAGATCTACTACAATATATTCGGCAATTATATATAATGCATTTAGATTATTTGGTGATGATGCGCATAAGCTAGCAAAGAGTTTAAAGGTTTCTTCTCTATTATTTAAGTTTGGTGAAGAATATTTGATACCTAAACCTTTTCTTTTTAACACATATCCACCTGAGAAGCTTGAACTGGAACCAAAAAAATTAAAAAAAGCTCAATATGTATTTGCTTCAAAGTTATCCAATAATTTCAAAGAGTCTATTTTTTTCGAAGATTCTCCTGTAAAAATAGATAATAGATTAGTCGTAAGTTTGGATAGAGTAAGAAATACATCATCTTTGTATAATATCGAGCTAATTTATTTTAAAGATAAATTTACCCCATATTTTATTGCAGAATTTCCAGATGATCTTGAAAACCATCTAAAAGCTAGCGTTAGATTATTAGGAGATAGTGGACTCGGTGCTGATGCTACAAGGGGGTTTGGGCTTTTTGAGCCCAAATTTAAGGTTCCACCTGATATTTTTCATAAAAATGGAACAACAACACTTTTACTTGGTCTTGCAAGACCTAATGAAGACGAAATAAGAAAACTAAACAATGGATATTATAAATTAGTAAAATTGCGTGGTCATAGACACATAGTTCCAAAATTAAAGAATGAACTTTACTATTTAAGTGAAGGTTCAACATTTGATTTTAATTTCGTTGGAGAACCAAACAAATTGCAAAATGACTACTATATAATTGGTTCAACAGTAGTGTTCAAGTTTGATTTAGGTGGTGATTTAGTTGAATAA
- the csm3 gene encoding type III-A CRISPR-associated RAMP protein Csm3: MDERKLLGKFIIKGTIKVLTGLHIGGKDLGISIGGMDNPIVRNPINGEPYVPGSSLKGKMRALMERALNKKLELVERKNKIRRHECKDPDCKICRVYGASKEENIPSRLIVRDAFLTEESIKKLENMETDTRYAEWKTENSLDRITCAAVPRPIERVPAGAEFGFELIYTNENEKHCIEDLNLIKQALELVEDDYLGGGGSRGNGKVKFEIKEIIYKPVEYYISGDPSKIVRKELKKDEKFDEIIKEMLNGK; encoded by the coding sequence ATGGACGAAAGAAAATTATTAGGAAAGTTTATAATAAAAGGTACTATAAAGGTTTTAACGGGTCTTCATATTGGAGGAAAAGATTTAGGAATTTCCATTGGTGGTATGGATAATCCAATTGTGAGAAATCCAATAAACGGTGAACCCTACGTTCCTGGTAGCTCTTTAAAGGGAAAAATGAGAGCATTAATGGAAAGAGCGTTAAACAAAAAATTAGAATTAGTTGAACGTAAGAATAAAATTAGAAGACATGAATGCAAGGATCCAGATTGTAAAATTTGTAGAGTTTATGGTGCAAGCAAAGAGGAAAATATTCCTTCTAGATTGATTGTAAGAGATGCATTTTTGACGGAAGAATCAATTAAAAAATTAGAAAACATGGAGACCGACACACGATATGCTGAATGGAAAACAGAAAATTCCCTTGATAGAATAACATGTGCCGCTGTTCCAAGGCCAATAGAGCGTGTCCCAGCTGGAGCAGAATTTGGTTTTGAGTTAATTTACACTAATGAAAATGAAAAACATTGCATTGAAGATTTGAATTTGATAAAACAAGCACTTGAACTTGTAGAAGATGATTACCTTGGTGGCGGTGGAAGTAGAGGCAATGGAAAAGTTAAGTTTGAAATAAAGGAAATAATTTATAAACCTGTAGAGTACTATATTTCTGGTGATCCTTCAAAAATCGTGAGAAAAGAATTGAAAAAAGATGAAAAATTTGATGAGATAATTAAGGAAATGCTAAATGGAAAATGA
- the csm2 gene encoding type III-A CRISPR-associated protein Csm2 translates to MHDKKTKDTSSLVKGILERISSLDSLAYYKMEDLISDAEKFGEHLSKNFKANQIRKFHSYISKFWQKFISNKMKYENDQEKFKEDILDELSFVKVYLAYQAGRTKSDVYKDFEKIIGKAIDKVKTSKDFETFKKFYDAILAYHKYYGGKD, encoded by the coding sequence ATGCATGATAAAAAAACCAAAGATACTTCAAGTCTTGTAAAAGGTATTTTAGAGAGGATTTCTTCGCTTGATTCTTTAGCATATTATAAAATGGAAGACTTAATAAGTGATGCTGAAAAGTTTGGAGAGCACTTGAGTAAAAATTTTAAAGCTAATCAAATAAGAAAGTTTCATTCCTATATTTCAAAATTTTGGCAAAAATTTATTTCAAATAAAATGAAGTATGAAAATGATCAAGAAAAATTCAAAGAAGATATTCTTGACGAATTAAGTTTTGTAAAAGTTTATCTTGCATATCAAGCAGGTAGAACGAAAAGCGATGTTTATAAAGACTTTGAAAAAATAATAGGAAAAGCAATTGATAAAGTTAAAACTTCAAAAGACTTTGAAACCTTTAAAAAATTTTACGATGCAATTTTGGCATATCACAAATACTATGGTGGAAAAGATTAA
- the cas10 gene encoding type III-A CRISPR-associated protein Cas10/Csm1, which translates to MKEREQIVVRALTYGLNDIINNNLDFLDKKDKLTYFDSKTFNEKIDWYISYVDSLLKSDNTPYKFETSKFSNLENIFSKVFNENIVNNELVFNTGKNSFFEPFVISDLLSSTSDRELSQEKIKKVFYSFEKDLKILSDSLNPNSLETVIKKHFSFVPYLIFSKKAVDVSYYDYRKVSAMLSLCLYDYTDGKITSFGDLQNLDEKETFLLIGGDVSGIQKFISKVSSKGALRSYRGRSFFIELLQEIIVNELLEETEFYRVNIHFIGGGHFYLVLSNTEKNKNILKKIQQKVNNWFIENNLDLSIVMEYVSFKPSDVKNMNVVFSKLAHKINEKKNRLFSDFELEKLFKIRRNGNNMKTCKVCGALTTQLFSLRADEEEIACNFCRTLYNIGKELMDNKKKYIVLTNKNEEDVFEIFGKKYKFSSIPEKVGFKIKESYKFDNNDKNLIRLEVLAYSSTQSLTEMAKNVPGKKLAALKVDVDNLGKIFREGLALKTLIRISALSRLLSYFFKLYLYKLVENRNLAVIYSGGDDLFVLGGWDEILNFAVVLRKEFSKFISNKFITISAGYALVDEKDSMKFIMELSDISESKAKENVEVVSINSQQELMLKDSIAFSNGIKRVFKDGKFYLENVSVVKFNEFINKTYELYKKLCNSKDELSRSLVRKLLNMSVSPSKYDKVFLAYLMSRSNNEKEKNILEELIKNKKVEFPGLNVVLQFYDLLNRGGRK; encoded by the coding sequence TTGAAAGAACGTGAACAGATTGTTGTTAGAGCTTTGACGTATGGATTAAATGACATTATAAATAATAACCTTGATTTTTTAGACAAAAAAGATAAATTAACATATTTTGACAGTAAAACTTTTAATGAAAAAATAGATTGGTATATATCATACGTGGATAGTTTATTGAAATCCGACAACACACCATATAAATTTGAAACCTCAAAATTTAGTAATTTAGAAAATATTTTTTCAAAGGTTTTCAATGAAAATATAGTAAATAATGAATTAGTATTTAATACAGGCAAAAATTCGTTTTTTGAACCTTTTGTAATAAGTGATTTGTTATCATCCACCTCTGATAGAGAACTCTCACAAGAAAAAATAAAAAAAGTTTTCTATTCTTTTGAAAAAGATCTCAAAATATTATCAGATTCGTTGAATCCAAATTCATTGGAAACAGTGATAAAGAAACATTTTAGTTTTGTTCCATATCTTATTTTTTCAAAAAAGGCAGTTGATGTTTCTTACTATGATTATAGAAAAGTTTCGGCAATGTTGTCACTTTGTTTATATGATTATACAGATGGTAAAATAACATCTTTTGGAGATTTGCAAAATTTAGATGAAAAGGAAACATTTTTGCTTATTGGTGGAGATGTTTCTGGAATTCAAAAATTTATCTCCAAAGTCTCATCAAAAGGTGCTTTGAGATCTTATAGAGGAAGAAGTTTTTTCATTGAATTGTTACAAGAAATAATTGTCAATGAACTTTTAGAGGAAACGGAATTTTACAGAGTAAATATACACTTTATTGGTGGAGGACACTTTTATTTAGTACTTTCTAACACAGAAAAAAATAAGAATATATTGAAAAAAATCCAACAAAAAGTGAATAATTGGTTCATTGAAAACAATTTAGATTTAAGTATAGTTATGGAATACGTTTCATTTAAACCTTCCGATGTAAAAAATATGAACGTTGTTTTTTCTAAGTTAGCGCATAAGATCAACGAGAAGAAAAATAGACTTTTTAGTGACTTTGAACTTGAGAAATTATTTAAGATAAGAAGAAATGGAAATAATATGAAAACTTGTAAGGTATGTGGAGCACTTACCACTCAATTGTTTTCCTTGCGAGCAGACGAAGAAGAAATTGCATGTAATTTTTGTAGAACACTTTACAACATTGGTAAAGAACTTATGGATAATAAAAAGAAATACATTGTTTTAACAAATAAAAATGAAGAAGATGTATTTGAAATTTTTGGAAAAAAATATAAATTCTCTTCAATTCCCGAAAAAGTTGGATTTAAGATAAAAGAAAGTTATAAATTTGATAATAACGACAAAAACTTAATTAGACTTGAAGTTCTTGCCTATTCCAGTACGCAAAGTTTGACAGAAATGGCGAAAAATGTACCAGGAAAAAAGTTAGCTGCTTTAAAAGTTGATGTGGATAATCTTGGAAAAATCTTTAGAGAAGGTTTAGCACTTAAAACTTTAATTAGAATTAGCGCTCTTTCTAGACTACTTTCATACTTTTTTAAACTGTATTTGTATAAATTGGTTGAAAATAGAAATTTAGCTGTGATTTATTCTGGAGGAGATGATTTATTTGTTCTTGGAGGTTGGGATGAAATTCTTAATTTTGCAGTTGTTTTGAGAAAAGAATTTTCTAAATTTATAAGTAACAAATTTATAACCATTTCTGCAGGATATGCACTTGTAGATGAAAAAGATAGTATGAAGTTTATTATGGAATTATCTGATATTTCTGAATCAAAAGCAAAGGAAAATGTAGAGGTTGTAAGTATAAATTCACAGCAAGAGTTAATGTTAAAAGACTCAATAGCTTTTTCTAACGGAATTAAGAGAGTCTTTAAAGATGGAAAATTTTATTTAGAAAATGTTTCAGTAGTAAAATTTAACGAATTCATCAATAAAACATATGAATTATATAAAAAATTGTGTAATTCAAAGGACGAATTAAGTAGATCTCTCGTTAGAAAACTTTTAAATATGTCAGTTAGTCCTAGTAAATATGACAAAGTTTTTTTAGCTTATTTGATGAGCAGAAGCAATAATGAAAAAGAAAAGAACATTTTAGAGGAGCTTATCAAAAATAAAAAAGTAGAATTTCCAGGTTTGAACGTTGTACTCCAATTTTATGATTTATTAAATAGAGGAGGTAGAAAGTGA
- a CDS encoding putative CRISPR-associated protein — MANTLICTVGASMISNLSRDEKLNEYYKNSQLEAIVNYFSESNEDPEEFRGFGAEINSIASIVKKGYLTERKNLYFLVSDTDDGRKIGTILKNFFKVKKGYNFENVEVKVISKLRDDKPNDFKIHGLRNLIKEIAGIIARHSGEVIINATGGYKAQIAFALALGQGLSVPVYYRFERFPEVIELIPLPIDLDDSIYFEAKTLFEELENDIKPLKEVENLYKSLSLKSKVFFDEAMIDGKKYLAISPMGQIYLEIIKNKFYHLSKNVELVERKRNLIFQSSSKEQHSKELIEKFKLKERLEKFKYITKVEVFKYSQREKSGSPRVKTNGDKLVVNLPTKLGILHFRAYTTKRDSRELELIKIKFEEFLKDIF, encoded by the coding sequence ATGGCTAATACGTTAATATGTACAGTAGGGGCAAGTATGATTAGTAATTTGAGTAGGGATGAAAAACTAAATGAGTATTACAAGAACTCACAATTAGAGGCTATAGTAAATTATTTTTCGGAAAGTAATGAAGATCCAGAAGAATTTAGGGGGTTTGGAGCAGAGATTAATTCGATTGCAAGTATCGTAAAGAAAGGATATTTAACAGAAAGAAAAAATCTTTATTTTTTGGTATCAGATACAGACGATGGAAGAAAAATCGGAACTATATTGAAAAATTTCTTTAAAGTAAAAAAAGGATATAATTTTGAAAATGTTGAAGTTAAAGTTATTTCAAAGTTGAGAGATGATAAACCTAATGATTTTAAAATACATGGACTTAGAAATTTAATAAAAGAAATAGCTGGTATTATAGCAAGGCATTCTGGTGAAGTAATAATAAATGCAACAGGTGGATACAAAGCCCAAATAGCTTTTGCACTTGCTTTGGGACAAGGGTTAAGTGTTCCCGTATATTATAGATTCGAAAGATTTCCAGAAGTAATAGAGTTAATTCCATTACCTATAGATTTAGACGATAGTATATATTTTGAAGCAAAAACATTGTTTGAAGAGTTGGAAAATGATATAAAACCACTTAAGGAAGTTGAAAATTTGTATAAATCATTATCTTTAAAATCAAAGGTATTCTTTGATGAAGCAATGATAGATGGGAAAAAATATCTAGCAATAAGTCCAATGGGACAGATTTATTTGGAAATAATAAAAAATAAATTTTACCATTTATCAAAAAATGTTGAATTAGTTGAAAGAAAAAGAAATTTAATATTCCAATCAAGTTCAAAAGAACAGCATTCTAAAGAATTGATTGAAAAATTTAAATTAAAAGAAAGACTTGAAAAATTTAAATATATAACAAAAGTTGAAGTATTTAAATATTCACAAAGAGAAAAATCCGGGTCCCCAAGAGTAAAGACAAATGGAGATAAATTGGTGGTAAATTTACCAACAAAATTGGGCATATTGCATTTTAGGGCATACACCACCAAAAGAGATTCAAGAGAGTTAGAATTAATAAAAATTAAGTTTGAAGAGTTTTTAAAAGACATTTTTTAA
- the cas6 gene encoding CRISPR-associated endoribonuclease Cas6 has translation MVLGLKAINSGVISTYPGEKLHGLFFDILKNANERLAEQVHEEDNYKPFTVSSILGKKTDRLIIIEKGRKYYIRITFLNEEVFNFFTIKIFKSKYSKEKLKINDLEFYISNVIFHEKQSKWAGILTENELLSTNYNNDVIKLRFYTPTLFRIGDKHLGYPFPDKVFKSLLKKFNKYAEFKINEDYANMFSDIEILNKRTYKKRVYMRNYYLDGFIGTVEYKIPTDDRNFFKVIHMLADFAFFSGVGYKTTMGFGQVKKLGE, from the coding sequence TTGGTATTAGGACTTAAGGCAATAAATTCTGGAGTTATTTCAACATATCCTGGGGAAAAGTTACATGGATTGTTTTTTGATATATTAAAGAATGCAAATGAAAGGTTAGCTGAACAGGTTCACGAAGAGGATAACTACAAGCCGTTTACTGTTTCATCAATTTTAGGAAAGAAAACGGATAGATTGATTATTATAGAAAAAGGAAGAAAATATTATATAAGAATAACTTTTTTAAACGAGGAAGTTTTTAATTTTTTTACCATAAAAATATTTAAAAGTAAATATTCAAAAGAGAAATTAAAAATCAATGATCTTGAGTTTTATATTTCAAATGTGATATTTCATGAAAAACAAAGTAAATGGGCGGGGATTTTAACGGAAAATGAATTATTGTCAACAAATTATAATAATGACGTTATAAAACTGCGATTTTATACTCCTACATTATTTAGGATAGGTGATAAACATTTAGGTTATCCTTTCCCCGACAAAGTTTTTAAAAGTCTTTTAAAAAAATTCAATAAATATGCAGAGTTTAAAATAAATGAAGACTATGCTAATATGTTCTCAGATATAGAAATATTAAATAAAAGAACTTACAAAAAGCGGGTATATATGAGAAATTATTATTTGGATGGATTTATAGGAACTGTTGAATATAAGATACCAACAGACGATAGGAATTTTTTCAAAGTAATACATATGTTGGCTGATTTTGCTTTTTTTTCTGGAGTTGGATATAAGACAACTATGGGATTTGGGCAAGTAAAAAAGTTGGGGGAATAA
- a CDS encoding CRISPR-associated primase-polymerase type A1 codes for MNFKELALRAEENLEFEKALEYFEKAEEELSVEDGTLIRYGELLFDFQKYEIARKVFEKIVSKQPKKEYLLRLAEIYEEISMLDKALEIYEKLNITDRVKNIKEQYETTNPRRTILRKFLELFSGREDVFAVQLNDGTYRPIRRSINFNDVKKHISGKTTIGIYQLKKNDEIKFAVFDVDIKKSFLENNKNTYFEEAKTVTLKISSILSQYNIKNYIEFTGNRGYHVWFFFDEALSSYKVKVFMESILKNIHLEESIGIEVFPKQPTLNGGLGNLIKVPLGLHKKTYKKAVFVDQNFEVIKNQLDFLLKIEYNSKEHIESLFDEIITDSVQSYNFQKTTYKKRKNTSIKKELVKSLEKDNLSEFHKVISNCHVLYQIIQKIKRDAYVSEIEEEILIKSSIKAINGREQLIEILKNTINFDYDRFKKIEHQVGEIPISCNNIRNIIIKYNLSLSLDKCLCKFPGYNTPYSFVKDFDEIIEEFSVEEIVKKIIEKTSEKFELEREIKSLKKILLERMGENTKMTVGIWTIRKNGNDIEIII; via the coding sequence ATGAATTTTAAAGAATTAGCATTAAGGGCCGAGGAAAATCTTGAATTTGAAAAAGCTCTTGAATATTTTGAAAAAGCCGAAGAAGAATTATCTGTCGAAGATGGAACACTAATAAGATATGGTGAATTACTATTTGATTTTCAAAAATACGAAATAGCAAGGAAAGTATTCGAAAAGATTGTTTCTAAACAACCTAAAAAGGAATATCTTTTAAGGCTAGCAGAAATATACGAAGAAATTAGTATGTTGGACAAAGCACTAGAGATATATGAAAAATTAAACATAACAGATAGAGTAAAGAATATAAAAGAACAATATGAAACAACTAATCCTAGAAGAACAATTTTAAGAAAGTTTTTAGAGTTATTTTCTGGAAGAGAAGATGTATTTGCAGTTCAGCTAAACGACGGGACATATAGACCTATTAGGCGTTCAATAAATTTTAATGACGTAAAAAAACATATTTCTGGGAAAACAACTATTGGAATATATCAACTGAAAAAGAATGATGAAATAAAATTTGCTGTTTTTGATGTGGATATAAAGAAGAGTTTTTTGGAAAATAACAAAAATACGTATTTTGAAGAAGCTAAAACTGTTACTTTAAAAATTTCATCGATTTTGTCTCAGTATAATATAAAAAATTATATAGAATTTACAGGAAACCGTGGATATCATGTTTGGTTCTTTTTTGATGAGGCATTATCAAGTTACAAGGTTAAAGTCTTTATGGAGTCAATATTGAAAAATATACATTTAGAAGAATCGATAGGTATTGAGGTTTTTCCAAAACAACCAACTTTAAACGGCGGGTTGGGGAATCTAATAAAAGTCCCCTTAGGATTACATAAAAAGACATATAAAAAAGCAGTTTTTGTGGATCAAAATTTTGAAGTTATAAAAAATCAATTAGATTTTCTTTTAAAAATAGAATATAACAGCAAAGAACATATAGAATCTTTATTTGACGAAATAATAACGGATTCCGTGCAAAGTTATAATTTCCAAAAAACCACATACAAAAAAAGAAAAAACACTTCTATAAAGAAAGAGTTAGTAAAATCATTAGAGAAAGATAATTTAAGTGAATTTCATAAAGTAATTAGTAATTGCCATGTTTTATACCAAATAATACAAAAAATAAAGAGGGATGCATATGTTTCAGAAATAGAAGAAGAAATTCTCATAAAATCTTCAATTAAAGCTATAAATGGAAGGGAGCAATTAATTGAAATTTTAAAGAATACAATAAACTTTGATTATGATAGATTCAAAAAAATAGAACATCAAGTTGGTGAAATTCCTATATCTTGTAATAATATTAGAAATATTATTATTAAATATAATTTATCTCTAAGTTTAGATAAATGTTTGTGCAAGTTTCCTGGTTATAATACACCGTATTCCTTTGTGAAAGATTTTGACGAAATTATCGAAGAATTTTCCGTGGAAGAAATAGTTAAAAAAATTATAGAAAAAACTTCTGAAAAGTTTGAATTAGAACGGGAAATAAAAAGCTTAAAAAAGATACTTTTGGAAAGAATGGGTGAAAATACAAAAATGACAGTGGGAATATGGACTATAAGAAAAAATGGAAATGATATTGAAATAATTATATAA